The Gemmatimonadota bacterium genome window below encodes:
- a CDS encoding methyltransferase domain-containing protein gives MSRAAYERVLRGVARRVVPAGLRRAVRERWRVASGEHALAAALGCEVLSAAPPVALQRGWRGREVAERQQEAIAPLLERMRAGQPRQDFLALAEAVRSTGAADPLVVEVGCGSGWNAEVLSRLAGLSFRYLGVDYSAGMVGMGRRCYPSERFAVGDATALPLRDGSCDILLSGTVLMHVLDYAQAIRESRRVSRGWCIFHTVPVVRRRSTTVLRKLAYGSPVVEVVFNERHFLGLVAASGLRLRRVVESIPHDYLRPVLREPVPARTYVCEVA, from the coding sequence TTGTCGCGCGCTGCGTATGAGCGGGTCCTGCGCGGTGTAGCGCGCCGGGTGGTCCCGGCCGGGCTGCGCCGGGCGGTGCGCGAGCGTTGGCGCGTTGCCTCAGGCGAGCATGCGCTCGCGGCAGCGCTCGGCTGTGAAGTCCTGTCTGCTGCGCCGCCGGTGGCGCTGCAGCGGGGCTGGCGGGGGCGGGAGGTGGCGGAGCGGCAGCAAGAAGCGATTGCTCCGCTGCTCGAGCGCATGCGGGCGGGGCAACCGCGGCAGGATTTCCTGGCCCTGGCGGAAGCGGTGCGGAGCACGGGGGCGGCGGACCCGCTGGTGGTGGAGGTGGGGTGCGGCAGCGGCTGGAATGCGGAGGTGCTGTCGCGTCTGGCGGGGCTCAGCTTCCGCTACCTGGGTGTAGACTACTCGGCGGGAATGGTGGGCATGGGGCGGCGCTGCTACCCCAGCGAACGGTTCGCGGTGGGGGATGCGACCGCGCTGCCGCTGCGGGACGGCTCGTGTGACATTCTGCTTTCGGGCACCGTGCTCATGCACGTTCTGGATTACGCGCAAGCGATCCGGGAGAGCCGCCGCGTGAGCCGGGGGTGGTGCATCTTCCACACCGTACCGGTGGTTCGCCGCCGCTCCACGACCGTGCTGCGCAAGCTGGCCTACGGCAGTCCAGTGGTCGAGGTGGTATTCAACGAGCGGCATTTTCTGGGACTGGTAGCGGCCTCGGGGCTGCGGTTGAGGCGAGTGGTGGAGAGCATCCCCCACGACTATCTGCGTCCGGTCTTGAGGGAGCCGGTCCCGGCGCGCACATATGTGTGCGAGGTTGCGTGA